aatcaatcaaaatatatcaatttcaacatcaagcctcctcaactcacacattgacacattaccacaNNNNNNNNNNNNNNNNNNNNNNNNNNNNNNNNNNNNNNNNNNNNNNNNNNNNNNNNNNNNNNNNNNNNNNNNNNNNNNNNNNNNNNNNNNNNNNNNNNNNNNNNNNNNNNNNNNNNNNNNNNNNNNNNNNNNNNNNNNNNNNNNNNNNNNNNNNNNNNNNNNNNNNNNNNNNNNNNNNNNNNNNNNNNNNNNNNNNNNNNNNNNNNNNNNNNNNNNNNNNNNNNNNNNNNNNNNNNNNNNNNNNNNNNNNNNNNNNNNNNNNNNNNNNNNNNNNNNNNNNNNNNNNNNNNNNNNNNNNNNNNNNNNNNNNNNNNNNNNNNNNNNNNNNNNNNNNNNNNNNNNNNNNNNNNNNNNNNNNNNNNNNNNNNNNNNNNNNNNNNNNNNNNNNNNNNNNNNNNNNNNNNNNNNNNNNNNNNNNNNNNNNNNNNNNNNNNNNNNNNNNNNNNNNNNNNNNNNNNNNNNNNNNNNNNNNNNNNNNNNNNNNNNNNNNNNNNNNNNNNNNNNNNNNNNNNNNNNNNNNNNNNNNNNNNNNNNNNNNNNNNNNNNNNNNNNNNNNNNNNNNNNNNNNNNNNNNNNNNNNNNNNNNNNNNNNNNNNNNNNNNNNNNNNNNNNNNNNNNNNNNNNNNNNNNNNNNNNNNNNNNNNNNNNNNNNNNNNNNNNNNNNNNNNNNNNNNNNNNNNNNNNNNNNNNNNNNNNNNNNNNNNNNNNNNNNNNNNNNNNNNNNNNNNNNNNNNNNNNNNNNNNNNNNNNNNNNNNNNNNNNNNNNNNNNNNNNNNNNNNNNNNNNNNNNNNNNNNNNNNNNNNNNNNNNNNNNNNNNNNNNNNNNNNNNNNNNNNNNNNNNNNNNNNNNNNNNNNNNNNNNNNNNNNNNNNNNNNNNNNNNNNNNNNNNNNNNNNNNNNNNNNNNNNNNNNNNNNNNNNNNNNNNNNNNNNNNNNNNNNNNNNNNNNNNNNNNNNNNNNNNNNNNNNNNNNNNNNNNNNNNNNNNNNNNNNNNNNNNNNNNNNNNNNNNNNNNNNNNNNNNNNNNNNNNNNNNNNNNNNNNNNNNNNNNNNNNNNNNNNNNNNNNNNNNNNNNNNNNNNNNNNNNNNNNNNNNNNNNNNNNNNNNNNNNNNNNNNNNNNNNNNNNNNNNNtaggcccagttcacttatttttgtccgttggcccaattttggaccaaaacctttaagattagcgctctaaatcgcacttcaaatatttctacctcccctaattataattcctcatttcttaatcttatttactcataatcaattttctcagctgcagtaccagacaggtctcagccggtactgccggtcaaaatcccactgcgcgcttttacgcagaaaactatgtcttccgactcggaaaaattcactgaatccaaatatcatattgaaatcatcaaattccaattgccaaatcttccaaccatgttcgctcctacttaactcattatttaattaattttggttagaccgggtattataTTCTACCCtcctaacagaaattttcgccctcgaaaattccatCCATCCCTACGAGTACGCGAGCATAGTATGCCTTTATATCAAATGCATAACAGTTCCAAGGTCCTTTTACTCTGCGCGCTTCCGTTGCCGTGCTCTGATTTCTCTATTCCTGAGGGTCTCGGTCGTTCGTTCAACGCCAACCGATAGCCTCGTCCCTTACTTTTACCGTCTCATCATCTCATACCTTATTAAATCTCGAATCATGTCATCAATAAGATTGCCATCATCATTAATCATAGCCATTATCccacatcactataatcaatcaacaatcatcACCACACCTTaatcatactccatcactatcctctctctctctctctgccaaGCCAATTCCTCTAATCACAGTTCAACTCCAAGCATAATCTCCAAACTTACTTTCTTATTCTCAAACCCTCAAATTTCTTCATGACATGCTGATATAATACTCagataaaaaatcattttcaaaaatataaccaacactccttcaaattcttgaaaaaaaattcaacagcACCTCcccaaaaattggagtttaccACCCGTCATGAGTTCCCTCAAACCAATCTCAGTACCGCATCAGCATTGCAATTTAAAGGTTTCCAAACGATTCCTCTGAAACCGATCATTACAAATCTTGATCTAAATCCAAGGTCACCATGACCAAACATCATAGCACTCATCTCTCAAACACGACAACTTACACTCAAACACTCATTTCTCGAACACGACAACTTGCACTCAATCATCATCTAAATCCGACTAtgcatcaatgataatttcctcAAGTACCCAACCACAACTTAGCATGACTGGTATTTCAAATCAACGTTTCCAAATCCATCATTTAGGACCATTCCTTATCTATTTAAATCGAAGGAACTAAAAGTCACGGGTTCAATCCGTTTcaccaaaaatccaaaaattaacCAACTATATAACAAATACAACACATCATTCTTAacagaaaatcatttacatcaGAGGCATTTATCCATTTGTATTAAGGCAATTCCTTACTCGGACCATCTGGTTTGCTTCTCAGTCTAATATTAAGCTCAGCATTCCGAGTTTTTACTGTACAGGCGGTATTATAAAATCACACACTACCATTTAAGCTCGATTATTGAAATTACCTCAATCTTACTGCCGCAATCGGCCGCATCCTGACTCTCTCCTTGTTggcaatttcttgatacatGCCCTGGTAACCCGCACTTGTAACATACGCCTGACCCCAATCGGCACGGCCTATTTGGGTGATGACTTCCACACCTCTGACAGCTCGAAACAGCAGAAGCAGCCGCTGCCCGTTTTTCCTTACTGTTTCTTTGGGACTCCTCACTCGTCGCAAGGTCATTTCGCCTTTGAGGAAAATGTTGTGGGTATCCTCTTCTCTTAAACTCTTGACCCCTTGTTGGGCACTCTTGATTGTGCTCCCTGCGGTGGGACCCCCGATGGTCATTCTTTGCCTCAACAACCTTCCTCACACATTCTTCAGCAATACGGCTCTTGTTTACAAGTTCGGAGAAGACCCTAATCTCCATCGGTCCAACGGAGCTCAGGATTTCACTTCGAAGTCCTCCCTCATACTTaatacacttccattcctcaaagTCTCCCGGAGCTCCCTGACACATGCGGGAAAACCTAAATAGCTCCTCAAATTTGtctgtatactcagatacggacatagtaccttgcttcagctgcagtaactccaattccttggctgtCCTGGCAGAAtttggaaagtacttcttatagaattccACCTGAAAGGCATCCCAAGTGATAGGATCATTCCCTTGTTGCAGGAGACGTCGagccccttgccaccaatgcgatgcttcccccatgagcagataggtagcaaattcaacacGCTGCTCTTCAGGCACCAACTGCGCTTGCAGCGCTCGCTCCATGGCCTGAAACCAAGTATCAGCTTCAGTCGGattggtggttcccttgaagattAACTTTTAAGaaagttgccagtgtcatcgggccctgagctCCACTTCCGCCATtgccattattgtttatctGTTGCCTAAGGGCCTCCGCAGTGgcctgcatagcagcagccatattctccaatGCCGTCATAAGGTTTACCGGGTTATTCGAGTTGATTTCCGGTTCCTGTGTACTAGAACGATCTCTCTCACGTCCCCGACcgggtccacgaggcgccatctggttcctatacacaccaaacaatcgatatcaagttgatcagtctcaatatcggaagtatagtgcttcaaagtaccaAAGGTACACACTCATAGACTTCATGCTAGATGTATCGGTtagataccctaactagcacAGGAACAGACTCAGAGTATGTATTGAAGCATAACCAGTTCTATCCCTaaggctcacgaggacgaactgctctgataccataatataacaccctaatattcaaatccttatgctcgagtcataagtcaatgatattacggtggtacgactctcaggtggatttttaaatatataaacataggtaatttcgaaaggagtattaatcgagaagcctgaaaagagtagaaataaaatcgcgaagacgtatcactcacgattcgacaacgaaaagataaaacgtgaagccgaaagcgatatatggacaaggcataaaggagattaagagatagataatagatatatatttatagctggtgcacgaaattgcaatcacactcttgcaaccccgcacaactaaccagcaagtgcactgggtcgtccaagtaataccttacgtgagtaagggtcgatcccacNNNNNNNNNNNNNNNNNNNNNNNNNNNNNNNNNNNNNNNNNNNNNNNNNNNNNNNNNNNNNNNNNNNNNNNNNNNNNNNNNNNNNNNNNNNNNNNNNNNNNNNNNNNNNNNNNNNNNNNNNNNNNNNNNNNNNNNNNNNNNNNNNNNNNNNNNNNNNNNNNNNNNNNNNNNNNNNNNNNNNNNNNNNNNNNNNNNNNNNNNNNNNNNNNNNNNNNNNNNNNNNNNNNNNNNNNNNNNNNNNNNNNNNNNNNNNNNNNNNNNNNNNNNNNNNNNNNNNNNNNNNNNNNNNNNNNNNNNNNNNNNNNNNNNNNNNNNNNNNNNNNNNNNNNNNNNNNNNNNNNNNNNNNNNNNNNNNNNNNNNNNNNNNNNNNNNNNNNNNNNNNNNNNNNNNNNNNNNNNNNNNNNNNNNNNNNNNNNNNNNNNNNNNNNNNNNNNNNNNNNNNNNNNNNNNNNNNNNNNNNNNNNNNNNNNNNNNNNNNNNNNNNNNNNNNNNNNNNNNNNNNNNNNNNNNNNNNNNNNNNNNNNNNNNNNNNNNNNNNNNNNNNNNNNNNNNNNNNNNNNNNNNNNNNNNNNNNNNNNNNNNNNNNNNNNNNNNNNNNNNNNNNNNNNNNNNNNNNNNNNNNNNNNNNNNNNNNNNNNNNNNNNNNNNNNNNNNNNNNNNNNNNNNNNNNNNNNNNNNNNNNNNNNNNNNNNNNNNNNNNNNNNNNNNNNNNNNNNNNNNNNNNNNNNNNNNNNNNNNNNNNNNNNNNNNNNNNNNNNNNNNNNNNNNNNNNNNNNNNNNNNNNNNNNNNNNNNNNNNNNNNNNNNNNNNNNNNNNNNNNNNNNNNNNNNNNNNNNNNNNNNNNNNNNNNNNNNNNNNNNNNNNNNNNNNNNNNNNNNNNNNNNNNNNNNNNNNNNNNNNNNNNNNNNNNNNNNNNNNNNNNNNNNNNNNNNNNNNNNNNNNNNNNNNNNNNNNNNNNNNNNNNNNNNNNNNNNNNNNNNNNNNNNNNNNNNNNNNNNNNNNNNNNNNNNNNNNNNNNNNNNNNNNNNNNNNNNNNNNNNNNNNNNNNNNNNNNNNNNNNNNNNNNNNNNNNNNNNNNNNNNNNNNNNNNNNNNNNNNNNNNNNNNNNNNNNNNNNNNNNNNNNNNNNNNNNNNNNNNNNNNNNNNNNNNNNNNNNNNNNNNNNNNNNNNNNNNNNNNNNNNNNNNNNNNNNNNNNNNNNNNNNNNNNNNNNNNNNNNNNNNNNNNNNNNNNNNNNNNNNNNNNNNNNNNNNNNNNNNNNNNNNNNNNNNNNNNNNNNNNNNNNNNNNNNNNNNNNNNNNNNNNNNNNNNNNNNNNNNNNNNNNNNNNNNNNNNNNNNNNNNNNNNNNNNNNNNNNNNNNNNNNNNNNNNNNNNNNNNNNNNNNNNNNNNNNNNNNNNNNNNNNNNNNNNNNNNNNNNNNNNNNNNNNNNNNNNNNNNNNNNNNNNNNNNNNNNNNNNNNNNNNNNNNNNNNNNNNNNNNNNNNNNNNNNNNNNNNNNNNNNNNNNNNNNNNNNNNNNNNNNNNNNNNNNNNNNNNNNNNNNNNNNNNNNNNNNNNNNNNNNNNNNNNNNNNNNNNNNNNNNNNNNNNNNNNNNNNNNNNNNNNNNNNNNNNNNNNNNNNNNNNNNNNNNtcgcaagttaccacatcccctagctcctttctcattgctaggcatatcataatgatttaatacataaggggtgagatcggaggcttagaagtatgagatttgacttttaaaaatcaaaaatcaactttggccTGAAAGCAggttcacgcgtacgcgtactccacgcgcacgcgtggattgccacaaaactcatcggcgcATATGCgccattcacgcggacgcgcggattaaaaaaatagacaacgacgcgtacgcgtcagccacgcgtacgtgtgggtgcatttgcgccccaggcacaaaactggcacaactctggcacaactctcgggaaaatggctgggcattgggtgcagcgcatcgacgcgcacgcgcacgtgtggatggtgccttctcgaagaacgacgcgtacgcgccaagtgcgcctacgcgtggagggtcattctgctaaaaattttctacgttaaaagctgcagaattcacagattaaacccccaatcttccgacagACATAActctctcattttaaatcgtttttcacccgttcttcaaacggcatggacatcccggatccaatttcatttctaaacaagcttggcacaaaacagagatccgtagtccaagttatgtcccgtcaaagtatgcccaaaaaccatattttNNNNNNNNNNNNNNNNNNNNNNNNNNNNNNNNNNNNNNNNNNNNNNNNNNNNNNNNNNNNNNNNNNNNNNNNNNNNNNNNNNNNNNNNNNNNNNNNNNNNNNNNNNNNNNNNNNNNNNNNNNNNNNNNNNNNNNNNNNNNNNNNNNNNNNNNNNNNNNNNNNNNNNNNNNNNNNNNNNNNNNNNNNNNNNNNNNNNNNNNNNNNNNNNNNNNNNNNNNNNNNNNNNNNNNNNNNNNNNNNNNNNNNNNNNNNNNNNNNNNNNNNNNNNNNNNNNNNNNNNNNNNNNNNNNNNNNNNNNNNNNNNNNNNNNNNNNNNNNNNNNNNNNNNNNNNNNNNNNNNNNNNNNNNNNNNNNNNNNNNNNNNNNNNNNNNNNNNNNNNNNNNNNNNNNNNNNNNNNNNNNNNNNNNNNNNNNNNNNNNNNNNNNNNNNNNNNNNNNNNNNNNNNNNNNNNNNNNNNNNNNNNNNNNNNNNNNNNNNNNNNNNNNNNNNNNNNNNNNNNNNNNNNNNNNNNNNNNNNNNNNNNNNNNNNNNNNNNNNNNNNNNNNNNNNNNNNNNNNNNNNNNNNNNNNNNNNNNNNNNNNNNNNNNNNNNNNNNNNNNNNNNNNNNNNNNNNNNNNNNNNNNNNNNNNNNNNNNNNNNNNNNNNNNNNNNNNNNNNNNNNNNNNNNNNNNNNNNNNNNNNNNNNNNNNNNNNNNNNNNNNNNNNNNNNNNNNNNNNNNNNNNNNNNNNNNNNNNNNNNNNNNNNNNNNNNNNNNNNNNNNNNNNNNNNNNNNNNNNNNNNNNNNNNNNNNNNNNNNNNNNNNNNNNNNNNNNNNNNNNNNNNNNNNNNNNNNNNNNNNNNNNNNNNNNNNNNNNNNNNNNNNNNNNNNNNNNNNNNNNNNNNNNNNNNNNNNNNNNNNNNNNNNNNNNNNNNNNNNNNNNNNNNNNNNNNNNNNNNNNNNNNNNNNNNNNNNNNNNNNNNNNNNNNNNNNNNNNNNNNNNNNNNNNNNNNNNNNNNNNNNNNNNNNNNNNNNNNNNNNNNNNNNNNNNNNNNNNNNNNNNNNNNNNNNNNNNNNNNNNNNNNNNNNNNNNNNNNNNNNNNNNNNNNNNNNNNNNNNNNNNNNNNNNNNNNNNNNNNNNNNNNNNNNNNNNNNNNNNNNNNNNNNNNNNNNNNNNNNNNNNNNNNNNNNNNNNNNNNNNNNNNNNNNNNNNNNNNNNNNNNNNNNNNNNNNNNNNNNNNNNNNNNNNNNNNNNNNNNNNNNNNNNNNNNNNNNNNNNNNNaaagagagttaggttttctctcttctcttctctcttcttaattcagcgccccaacccttctttttagggtaaaatgagctgaaatgctcataactaatgtttatatatgttgggtcttgggcccacttaggcccggttcacttatttttgtccgttggcccaattttggaccaaaacctttaagattagcgctctaaatcgcacttcaaatatttctacctcccctaattataattcctcatttcttaatcttatttactcataatcaattttctcagctgcagtaccagacaggtctcagccggtactgccggtcaaaatttcactgcgcgcttttacgcagaaaactatgtcttccgactcgaaaaaattcactgaatccaaatatcacattgaaatcatcaaattccaatcgccaaatcttccaaccatattcgctcctacttaactcattatttaattaatttcggttagaccgggtattacaaaaaaacccataaccaataataacacacctccctgcaattccttgagagacaactcgaggtttaaatacttcggtttatttttattgggtttgctttagtgacaaacaagtttttgtacgaaaggattcttgttgatttagaaactatactagcaacgtgattatttttgtgaattctTTACCGGAAAAAATCCGTTTGTCAAAAATgtataaaccactattttatggtttatcttgtgctaatttgagtggtttttatcaagcctttgcacacttattcatactatttgcatggttttacatttttccTTCCTAactttgtgctatgattgagaacatgcttctttggccttaaatttgctgtTTAAATcccctcttattaccattcgattccatgatatgtgtgttaagtattttcagagattacagggcatgaatggcttagaggatagaaaggaagcatgcaaaagtggaaggaatacaagaagctgaaggaactgcaaagctgtcagccctgacctcttcgcactcaaacgatcataacttgagctacagaggtccaatggacacagttctagttgcgttagaaagctaacatctggaacttcgcaacgatatataatttgtcatagctgcTCTGAAGATCAGCAACGCGCATGCGtgaatcacgcgcacgcgtgacttggagaaaactcaatctacgcgtacgcatgactttGCCGCGTGCTGGACGTACCAGAAATCATTgggagcgatttctgggctgtttttgacctaattttcggcccaaaaaacacagagtagaggctataaagtgggagaatacatccattcatggagacaacattcattcacataatttttggttttagatttagttttctagagagagaggctctcccctctctcttaggttttaggattatgatttctcttctacttttaattcttctagtactctagtttattaattttcctttgttgattatttgatgttgctacttggtttaagaattctcatgtttaatttgatttctctCTTTAATAcaaattgaggtattttatatctatgattttaatttagctttttacattcttagcttgtgttgagtaattggagacacttgagttatcaaactccttgttgattgaaaattggaattctttgctgattgatttgaattcccctaactctagtcttttcttaggaattgactaggacctgaggaatcaaattgatttatccacttaacataccttcatagttagaggttgaccatgtgggagcaaaagccaattctcatcacaattgataaggataactaggataggacgtcCAGTTCTTATACTTTTCAATGGtttttatgataattaatttactttattgccagtttattttcctgttacctatttcaaaaatccaaaaatatacctgttttcataaccaataataaatacacctccctacaatttcttgagagacgacccgaggtttaaatacttcagtttatttttattgggtttgctttagtgacaaacaagtttttgcacgaaaggattctctgttggtttagaaactatacttacaacgtgattatttttgtgaaattctttaccggcaAAAGTCCTCTCGTCACTTATCAAAAccaacgaaaaaaaagaaaatttatggaAAACGTATACAAGCAGTGGACCAGCATCGCATGCATCTGCACCCTCATCACATCCGCCATACTCAACTGCTTCCTCAGCTTTACCAATCGAGACTTGGGGCTACTACCTCCCACCATAGGCCATACCAATAGGGATACCAAAGGTAACACTGTTAGAGACTCTATCGTCCAAATTCTCTGATCCAAGGTGCTCCTAATCATCTTCAACCCTAGCACACGCTACATCCTACTCAACTGTGACACCAGCGCTCGACCAGCACCCGCATCATTATTATTCTCATGCTTCGAATAGAACATAAGGTTGCTCGGGCCACCGAAGCCTGGCGAGGACCTACGCGCCGTGAAGAACAGCTCGTATGCGATTTCCATAAAGTCATCGCTGTTGATTCCTTGAAGATCCCTAAACGGCCATGCCAGATCACTTTGTTTATCGTAGCGATCTTGTTTGGCTTTCGCGACGTAGTTATATTGTTCATCGTAGAAGTAGCTTGAAGGGGATAATGGTTGTGGTGATTCCAATGGTGACGTGGGAGGCATGAGAACAGGATCTGATTCATAAAGAATGAGTTGTTGGCTTTGTTGAGAGGGTGCCAGTATCGTTGCGTTATTGCTGGTGGTGAAAAATGACGGCATTTCAGTGCACGAAATAGGAGATAGTGGGAAGGCATCGGGGCAAGATTTGCGGCGATTGTGGTCAGAAATCAGACGAATAATCAGAGGGAGGGATAGGCCTGGTAAGGATTCGCAACAGCTATGGCGCCGGTGAGATCATGGAGACGTTGGTCGTAGCGGGTCTGCAGAAATGGAAGATGGTGGAAGGAAAGAGAATGGGGAGGATTCATGGCGGGTGTGGGCGGGGATGGGGTGGGGATGGGAGTAGCAAAGGAGGAGGGTGGCGTGGAGATTAAGGGAAGGAAGGGTCACGGGGAGGAATCATGGCGGTGGGGACGGTGGGACGAGGTCATGGTGGCGGTGGTGGAGGAGGTAGCTGCATGCAATAGTGAAAATTGAACTAATTAATGTGTTAtcattgttatttatttttattattattgttactcCATAGTTGGGAGAGAGAAGATTTTAAAAAGTGGCTGTTCAGAGAGAATGGTGAATAACGAAGGAAAATAGGGGTATACAAGTAATTTCACAATTTACTAAAGTTTTTTTGACGTTTAACATTAATAGGGACTAAGTTgaaaaaaactaacaaataggaacccaattaaaaagaaaaaaagtataagaaccTAATAGAAAATTCAGTAAAACCATAAGGACctacagagtaattaaaccttaattAATTCTGACTAGAAGACTTTGATCAAAAGTTGAGAGTTAGAGAAGTAATCAGCTATAACTTTTTGGTTAAGAATAAAAACTTGAATCAAAAGTACGTAATAACAAAAGCAATGGGTGAAAATTTAGGAGATCATGCAAtagaaaatttgaaatccaagtttAGCCTATGTAATAGGATAATACTTTGGCGAAGATTGAAATTTTGGTGAAGAAAGAAGATTGTTCTTTTTAATAGAGAAAAAACTAAGGTTTTGAAATCGAATCGGTAACTATTGGTTTATTAGTTTACTGGTATAATTGTTTCAACAGTAATATCcattctataataaaaaataaaaataaatataaataaatacactaaattttaattataatttaatataaatcttaaaatgtcatccaaattaaaaatactatatcaACCATAATAATATCAtctaaatacaaatttaaaagtcaaataacaaaagaaCCAACCAAATATGAAATGCCAACATCAAAGTTTGTCATCAATAatcaaaatatgcaaaaatttacTGCAAATTTGTTTTGTTGAGATAATCTTCACCTTCTTTTCCACCATCTGGACCAGAAGAATCAAGTGATGCAACATAAAGCgtactaccaccaccaccactttgatgaaaatcaacatcaatatcatcTAACAAATATACATGTTAttaataagttaaaaattaaaatcattttaataaataatcagGAATTAAACTCTAATACTCACGTAGTAAGTGTTCAATATTACTAAGAAGATCGGACGCTTTCTCAACGATCTCTTTTGACATCTAAAAGTTAACCAAATTGATACTTTCATAATCAATCGGATCATATtgcactttttctttctttttcttttttaaaaaattaaatacaatataagaAAATAACAGAACATTTAAATACCCAAATCCAATAATATGAAATGAAAGTATGAAACTTATATTAATTAGATTTAAGACGCAAATTATAGGTAACATGCACAATATCATTTAACCTATTATGCTccaatctttttcttcttttataatGAATATGATAAAAAAGATTCCAATTCTTTTTCATCATAAGGAAGCATCGCTAAGAAATGTGATTGCTATCTTTTGTAAACATGGAGCAGAATCATCAAACAACTTCCACCATTCATCTACAAGTTACAATTCATAACCATActattaattatcaaattaatgaAATGAAAGTATAAAACAAGTTACTATTAAACATATATCTTACCAGGTTGAAGTTTTTTTGTAGTTCGAATAACTTCTCACCTATCAAAGCTTTCCTTTTGATATCTATATAAATGTATTTCCTTTATTGCCTCAACTGAATCTAAATTATTAACCCTGTGATGTAATGTAACAAGATAAAGTAAATCTCATATGACATTAGGCGCTTCTCTGTACACTACAAGGAATTCGGTTATAACCGTCGAATTTTTGTGTGGGACGATTCCAACAAATTTACCATCGGATTTTATGTGAAATATTGTTAATATTTTGTCTGGCCAAAACATTACTGTTGAATTTGGTCTCCCATCCCAAAATCTGATAGTATATTTTGGTTCAAATAAGTAATTTACTAGCGCCAACATCACCGTCGCATTTATCGGCAGAAAAATCCGATGGTAACACCAAAAAATGAAATGCGTCATTTTGATAACGGTCACTTCG
This sequence is a window from Arachis duranensis cultivar V14167 chromosome 2, aradu.V14167.gnm2.J7QH, whole genome shotgun sequence. Protein-coding genes within it:
- the LOC110278223 gene encoding uncharacterized protein LOC110278223, producing the protein MSVSEYTDKFEELFRFSRMCQGAPGDFEEWKCIKYEGGLRSEILSSVGPMEIRVFSELVNKSRIAEECVRKVVEAKNDHRGSHRREHNQECPTRGQEFKRRGYPQHFPQRRNDLATSEESQRNSKEKRAAAASAVSSCQRCGSHHPNRPCRLGSGVCYKCGLPGHVSRNCQQGESQDAADCGSKIEIARELKIILGSEFCMAYEEAMKYGGKVVLGDRLIEVG